The following proteins are encoded in a genomic region of Ornithinibacillus sp. 4-3:
- a CDS encoding M24 family metallopeptidase, which yields MLLSIPKSEMKERQQKFLKKLEEKKCDAAVLFGITDIFYLTGFHFHPTERPIGVIIDPEKKFHLFVPALEHDHAEEYSVIDYVHSYPEYPGIKHPMEYFKDLLKEYGVEGKTIGYDSIGYGSSQGYRGPSVDKLIEAKEFVSVFGMIEEMRFIKSANEIELIKESCRWGNLAHRLLQKYTKVGLSEIEITSRASMEATMAMIETLGPDYKPHGRTASAGFRGQVGPESAFPHAVTQNIVMQKGYTLVTGAGADVFGYHSELERVMFVEEVSKEQEKYFNYMYEAQEVAFNAIKPGAPHSSVEEAVQQYFKEQGITDLTLHHTGHNIGLLGHEAPFFDLGDDTIMEPGMVVTVEPGIYVQGIGGFRHSDTVLITEEGNELLTYYPRDLESLICK from the coding sequence ATGTTACTATCAATACCTAAATCTGAAATGAAGGAACGTCAACAGAAGTTTTTAAAAAAGCTGGAAGAGAAAAAATGTGATGCAGCTGTACTTTTTGGAATCACGGATATTTTCTATTTAACAGGATTCCATTTTCACCCAACAGAGAGACCAATTGGAGTAATTATTGATCCCGAGAAAAAATTCCATCTTTTTGTTCCGGCATTAGAACATGATCATGCGGAAGAGTATAGTGTTATAGACTATGTACATTCTTATCCAGAATATCCAGGAATCAAGCATCCAATGGAATATTTTAAAGATCTATTAAAAGAGTATGGAGTGGAAGGAAAAACAATTGGTTATGATTCGATTGGGTATGGATCATCACAGGGATATCGCGGACCTTCAGTAGACAAGTTAATTGAAGCTAAAGAATTTGTATCTGTTTTCGGGATGATAGAAGAGATGCGATTTATAAAATCAGCCAATGAAATTGAATTAATTAAAGAATCGTGTCGTTGGGGAAACCTAGCACATCGCTTATTACAGAAATATACTAAAGTTGGTTTAAGTGAAATTGAGATTACTAGTCGTGCATCTATGGAAGCAACAATGGCTATGATTGAGACACTTGGACCAGATTATAAACCGCATGGTCGTACGGCAAGTGCTGGCTTTCGTGGGCAAGTTGGTCCAGAATCTGCATTTCCTCACGCAGTAACCCAAAATATTGTTATGCAAAAAGGATATACACTTGTAACTGGTGCAGGGGCAGATGTGTTCGGTTATCATAGTGAGCTAGAAAGAGTAATGTTTGTTGAAGAAGTTTCTAAAGAACAAGAAAAATATTTCAATTATATGTACGAAGCTCAGGAAGTAGCTTTTAATGCTATTAAGCCGGGTGCTCCACATTCGTCGGTAGAAGAAGCAGTACAGCAATATTTTAAAGAACAAGGAATTACGGATTTAACACTACATCATACTGGTCATAATATTGGATTATTAGGTCATGAAGCACCATTCTTTGATTTAGGAGATGATACAATCATGGAACCAGGAATGGTAGTTACTGTGGAGCCTGGTATTTATGTTCAAGGAATTGGAGGATTTCGACATTCTGATACCGTATTAATTACTGAAGAGGGAAATGAATTACTGACTTATTATCCACGTGATTTAGAATCTTTAATTTGTAAATAA